Within Flavobacteriales bacterium, the genomic segment TTTTGTATTTGATTATCAGTGATTTCTTTTCTAATAAATTTGCTAAAATGGACAAATATTCTTCTTGATCAATTTCTTGAAGAGCCATTTCTTGTAGCTTAGCCGTAATGTTTTTTTGTTTCAGTCCAATTTGAATCTTTTTTCTACCCCATTTTTTATAACGAAATGCACCCCGAACATAAGAACGAGCAAAACGCTCTTCATTTATAAAATCATGCTCCATAAGGTGGTCCACAAGATGATCTATAGTTTCGGGCATTAAGCCAAAACCACGTAATTTCTGCTCCACTTCCAAGAAACAACGGTCTTGATAAACACAGTATTGTTCTATTTTTTGTTTAGCCTCCGCTAGGTCGTATATTTTTTTAGCCATTTTGTCCCATTTAAGGTGTTATATGATACGAATTCCCCCTTGGAATAGCTTGTCCCGATTTTCGGGAGGGTGAGGGGGATGTTACATCTGGTTT encodes:
- a CDS encoding RecX family transcriptional regulator → MAKKIYDLAEAKQKIEQYCVYQDRCFLEVEQKLRGFGLMPETIDHLVDHLMEHDFINEERFARSYVRGAFRYKKWGRKKIQIGLKQKNITAKLQEMALQEIDQEEYLSILANLLEKKSLIIKYKNDYDKKQKLIRYALQKGYLYEEIQNFMD